The genomic segment ACAGTATTAATACCATTGCCTCTACCGAACCAAGCTGACAAACCGGGCTGCCAGATCACATGTCGCAATAACCAAGTCCCATCGAGTAGAGCATAGATAAGCTATAAAGAGATTTGAAAATCTGGCCTACAAAtctgaatcatatttttattttcgttgTTATTATTTGACTCTTATTTAGAGTATAACCAGAATAAATCTTTATCCGAATTATGTTAAGTACCTGattgatcatcatcttccacaaatttaataatggtaaagaatatataaattaaaccaaacaaaagaaaatcgtCAAAGATAGCTATTTTCATTGTTCAAAGAGAATCGACTAAAGTagtatacaaacaaaaaaaccaaaagatatattttcaacttttagAATAACTCTGatctatttatagaaataattagTTATTAATAATCCAAATGTCCCATGCAAATTGATATCCACTcactaataaacaaaaacaaaaaaatatactcttaattaaaataagttttttttttttttttgaacaacaattaaaataagttttcttGTCATGTTTTCTTTGCACTAATgctatattattttatgaattaacGTAAACTGTTTCTaccttataataaaaaataattaatgagcACAAGGTTAGCCAAGGTATGATTAAGCTATAATATAGTGAGCCCTACGAGATGCGAGAGGTGATTGGTGTGGCGGATTTGTGTTGAATATTGGGGTCTGTTCGGCGGTGTTGGCAGAGTTGTGGGGGGTTTACTACGGGCTCTACATTGCTTGGGGGAAGAAAATCACTAGGTTAGAGTTGGAGGTAGATTCTGAGCTGGTGGTGGGTTTTTTACAGTCAGGGGTGGAGAACTCTCACCCTCTGGCCTTCCTGGTACGTCTGTGCCATGGCTTTTTATCgagggactggatagtccgtatTTCCCATGTGTATAGAGAGGCGAACTGTCTGGCGGATGGTTTAACTCGCTATGCGTATACTTTACCTGtaggttttcaatttttagagtTGTGTCCGTCAAGTATGACGTTGTTTGTAAACGAGGATGCTCAAGGAACTGTGTTTCCAAGACTCCTCCGTACTTAgtcttttgttttcgtttttttttcaataaattacAGGGGATTAATCCCCTGggcattaccaaaaaaaaaaaaagctataataTAGTGAGACTAGTAGGATGCTTACGTGGCAGTCTAGGGAGCTTcctgctcaaaaaaaaaaaaaagaaaaggaaaaaaaaaaccattcccCTAAAATTGAAGCCCTTCCTTCTATTActtcttcactctctttctcttttctctctctctctctctctcgctcgctcTTTTTAATTTTGCCCTCAAACCCTCCGATTATTACGAAAACGCTACTGCTCTCTCGCTGTTGGGGGGGATCCGGTGAGGCCGTTTGGCCGGAATctgagaaggaggaggagatggaTGTCGGAGTGTCTCCGGCGAAGTCTATACTCGCGAAGCCTCTGAAACTGTTGACTGAAGAGGACATTTCTCAGCTCACTCGCGAAGATTGCCGCAAATTCCTCAAAGAGAAAGGTCTTTTTTCTTCTCCGGTCTTATTGTCTTCTCCGGGAGGATCTTGGTctcggatatatatatatttttttttttgtgtgctttgCTTTAGTCAATTTTTGAATTTCTCTATTCTCTCggagtttatttttcttttccttctctcCTTACGAGAATGGCGGCTGACACGTGTCGAAACAGGAATGCGCAGGCCTTCGTGGAACAAATCTCAAGCGATCCAGCAAGTTTTATCACTTAAAGCTCTCTATGAGCCCGGTGACGATTCCGGCGCCGGAATCCTCCGTAAGATCCTCGTTTCTCAGCCGCCAAATCCGCCTCCTGTGAGCTTTCTATATTCTAATTTGATATTCGCTTACTTCAATTTTGCTTCCTTGTTTCGGTTATAATCGTTACTTAGTTGGTGCTGATTTTAGGGAAATTGTGTGTACCTGCTTGTGGATCCCTTAGGTCACAGAAACGTCGACTGAGCTAAGCAACGAGCTGGAACCTTGTGGCAAAAATCGTTTTCCAGAAGATGAAGGTCCGTGCCATAGAAGGGATTCTCCAAGATCAGCTGAGTTTTCTGGTGGTTCTCCTCATTATGCAGTTGAGAAAGATAGCTTAAAGACAGTTTCCCCCAGGTTTACATTTTACTCTATAATGCTCTTTGAATGTTGTTTATCACAGAGAATAGCTATAATCGCTTTGTGATCTTAGGAGGAAGTATTTGGTTTTGATATCACACCCTTAGAAAAAGAGAGTTTCTATATGGATCATGTATAAGAGTGATTAGGTTAAAAGAGTCAGATAGAGGCTTTATCCTGCATCTATAGTTGGTGTTTCCAGATCTTCTTGGTTTCGTTCTACTCTTCTGGTACTTTTTGGTGAAAGGAAGGACTATCGATAGGGGGATTTGGTATGACTTGATGTGATCATTGCTAGTCAACAAAAAGTTCAGTTACTAACCCCATTGGTCGATATTATTTGTGAATTCTGcaatgatttatttttagtaactAGAGTTTCAGTGGTTGTCAATGTACGGAAGCTTGTTGCCAGTATGTGCTTGTTGTTATATAAACGATTTACTACTTCACTGTTGttcaaacaagttttttttttttttaacacttgtCTTTAATGTTGCATCAGAAGCCCGGCTGAAACAAGTCCGCTGGTTGGGCAAATGACGATATTCTATAGTGGTAAAGTGAATGTATATGATGGAGTACCACCTGAAAAGGTAAATGAACAACATTATTCTGTCCAGCCTGAAAAGGAATAAACTTTGATGGCATGTTTTTGATGATGCATCCTGTACATTGGTTTGCAGGCGCGGTCTATCATGCACTTTGCAGCCAATCCAATTGATTTGCctgaaaatggtatttttgcTTCTAGTAGAATGATTTCGAAGCCCATGAGTAAAGGTAAGCTTTTGCTAAAGTGTCTAATCCGCTTTTCAGTTAACAGATAGATGATTTCACactttaaatgattttgttttgtatgatcTAATTGCAAAATGTGAATGGAACTGCATCTCAAGGTTTTCTTAAAGTTAGAGTAGATCTTTTtctctatatgtatatattttacaaacatggctttcattttttttttccaaatttggCATGGTTAAATAAAAGAAGCATTTCTAAATGCTGTATGGTGCTGCTANNNNNNNNNNNNNNNNNNNNNNNNNNNNNNNNNNNNNNNNNNNNNNNNNNNNNNNNNNNNNNNNNNNNNNNNNNNNNNNNNNNNNNNNNNNNNNNNNNNNNNNNNNNNNNNNNNNNNNNNNNNNNNNNNNNNNNNNNNNNNNNNNNNNNNNNNNNNNNNNNNNNNNNNNNNNNNNNNNNNNNNNNNNNNNNNNNNNNNNNNNNNNNNNNNNNNNNNNNNNNNNNNNNNNNNNNNNNNNNNNNNNNNNNNNNNNNNNNNNNNNNNNNNNNNNNNNNNNNNNNNNNNNNNNNNNNNNNNNNNNNNNNNNNNNNNNNNNNNNNNNNNNNNNNNNNNNNNNNNNNNNNNNNNNNNNNNNNNNNNNNNNNNNNNNNNNNNNNNNNNNNNNNNNNNNNNNNNNNNNNNNNNNNNNNNNNNNNNNNNNNNNNNNNNNNNNNNNNNNNNNNNNNNNNNNNNNNNNNNNNNNNNNNNNNNNNNNNNNNNNNNNNNNNNNNNNNNNNNNNNNNNNNNNNNNNNNNNNNNNNNNNNNNNNNNNNNNNNNNNNNNNNNNNNNNNNNNNNNNNNNNNNNNNNNNNNNNNNNNNNNNNNNNNNNNNNNNNNNNNNNNNNNNNNNNNNNNNNNNNNNNNNNNNNNNNNNNNNNNNNNNN from the Camelina sativa cultivar DH55 chromosome 12, Cs, whole genome shotgun sequence genome contains:
- the LOC104733643 gene encoding protein TIFY 4B-like, coding for MDVGVSPAKSILAKPLKLLTEEDISQLTREDCRKFLKEKGMRRPSWNKSQAIQQVLSLKALYEPGDDSGAGILRKILVSQPPNPPPVTETSTELSNELEPCGKNRFPEDEGPCHRRDSPRSAEFSGGSPHYAVEKDSLKTVSPRSPAETSPLVGQMTIFYSGKVNVYDGVPPEKARSIMHFAANPIDLPENGIFASSRMISKPMSKEKMVELPQYGLEKATASRDSDVEGQANRKVSLQRYLDKRKDRRFSKTKKAPGVASSSLEMFLNRQPRMNAVYSQNLSGTGLRESPENQTKSSNLSVDLNSDLNSEDL